A single region of the Dehalococcoides mccartyi genome encodes:
- a CDS encoding ATP-dependent helicase, which translates to MNFTPDQLSAINHPSGNLQLIACAGSGKTEVVARRVATLLKNGRTKGLIPANIVAFTYTDKAAAELKDRITTRCREELGDITGMAELYVGTIHGFCLDLLTTEVPEYLKYGVLNDVQQILFVDRHSKASGLTACTALNGTQLERYKDTNLYVSALSILREARLNENKLHGVSLVEGLKLYESLLKERRYFDYSAIMVEAVREIARDKKLQQRLATRIKHVFVDEYQDVNPIQECIVKLLHDLGAFVCIVGDDDQTIYQWRGSDITNIRTFTDRYPNVQQIRLQENFRSSKGIIETARDFISQNTERLPKAMVSTDAQQYEVGDVTALAFDNPDAEARFIAATVKQLRGVAFKEDLKERGLSYSDCAILLRSVKNNADPIVVALREAGIPSIIVGMNHLFDTLEAQAAKLIFHFIADRNGTDRKTLQDSWLAANIGLNPDALERAINRLQEAKDELNTPEQKRWGLYSLQRQYLDFLENIELREENVPDGPGGSKRSEIIFYNLGKFSQLISDFEEIHFHSKPKEKYENFANFLEYQAEGAYPEGWQDNQYANPDAVRIMTIHQAKGMQWPVVFIPALLRNRFPQAPIGGRNVWHLIPKEGVYGQPRFEGDIEDERRLFYVAMTRSQKFLFLTWAPIPGKNNRYTRSSEFWDNVLASKWVKRRPPDYSARKHLPPEARAGVSNVVLSFSDLKYFFECPYQFKLRILYGFNPPLVEAIGYGRSLHNALAEVHARSIRGDVPDESESNRLVQRHLHVPYAYESLKRTFEASAQKVLQAYIEKNKPSFSKIELAEKTIDLHLGDGVSVVGRIDLVRRLDTNEVTIVDLKTSERAQAEDVTETQLHIYALGYQELTGRRADYVEIYELEDQKAKPRSVDDDFIADVRTDVKAAAEALRQGRLLPKPKPKSCESCDTHGLCTTGCGFLGKKGSNK; encoded by the coding sequence ATGAATTTCACCCCTGATCAACTCAGTGCGATTAACCATCCGAGTGGTAATTTACAGTTAATCGCATGTGCAGGCTCCGGCAAAACTGAAGTTGTTGCGCGACGTGTAGCTACCCTTCTGAAAAACGGAAGGACCAAAGGACTAATTCCTGCTAATATTGTTGCTTTTACCTACACCGATAAGGCTGCTGCTGAACTCAAAGATCGCATAACCACAAGATGCCGGGAAGAATTGGGTGACATTACTGGCATGGCCGAGTTGTATGTTGGGACAATACATGGTTTCTGTTTGGACTTACTTACAACTGAAGTTCCCGAATATTTGAAATACGGCGTACTAAATGATGTCCAGCAAATTCTTTTTGTGGATCGCCATAGCAAAGCAAGTGGCTTGACAGCTTGTACAGCCTTAAATGGAACTCAACTCGAGCGATATAAAGATACCAATCTATATGTTAGCGCCCTTAGCATCCTCAGAGAAGCACGACTAAACGAAAACAAACTACATGGGGTCTCGCTTGTCGAGGGACTGAAACTGTATGAGTCACTTCTCAAAGAAAGGCGTTATTTCGATTATTCAGCAATAATGGTTGAGGCAGTACGCGAGATAGCTCGGGACAAGAAGCTACAACAGCGGCTAGCCACTCGGATAAAGCATGTCTTTGTAGATGAGTACCAGGATGTCAACCCTATCCAGGAGTGTATAGTAAAACTACTTCATGACCTAGGCGCTTTCGTGTGCATTGTGGGTGATGATGACCAGACCATCTACCAATGGCGAGGTAGCGATATCACGAATATCCGCACATTCACCGACCGATACCCAAATGTGCAACAAATTCGACTTCAAGAAAACTTTAGAAGTAGCAAAGGAATTATTGAAACAGCTAGAGATTTCATAAGTCAGAACACTGAACGGTTACCCAAAGCAATGGTTTCTACTGACGCGCAGCAGTATGAGGTAGGTGATGTTACAGCTTTGGCGTTTGATAACCCGGATGCTGAAGCACGGTTTATTGCAGCCACAGTAAAACAACTAAGGGGTGTGGCCTTCAAGGAAGACCTGAAAGAACGAGGTCTTTCCTACTCAGACTGCGCTATTCTGCTCCGTAGTGTTAAGAACAATGCTGACCCTATCGTTGTCGCACTTAGGGAAGCGGGCATACCGTCAATTATCGTTGGAATGAACCACCTTTTCGATACGCTGGAAGCACAAGCGGCAAAGTTGATTTTCCACTTTATCGCAGACAGAAATGGAACCGACAGGAAAACTCTGCAAGATTCTTGGCTGGCCGCTAACATCGGGCTTAATCCTGATGCATTGGAGCGGGCGATTAATAGGCTGCAAGAAGCCAAAGATGAACTTAATACTCCGGAACAGAAACGATGGGGGCTCTATTCACTTCAGCGCCAGTACCTTGATTTTCTCGAAAATATCGAATTAAGAGAAGAGAATGTGCCTGATGGACCAGGGGGTAGCAAACGCAGCGAAATTATTTTCTATAATCTCGGTAAGTTTAGTCAATTGATTTCCGACTTTGAAGAAATTCATTTTCATTCTAAGCCTAAGGAGAAATACGAGAACTTCGCCAACTTTTTGGAGTACCAGGCTGAAGGCGCTTATCCTGAAGGATGGCAGGATAATCAGTACGCCAATCCAGATGCTGTAAGAATTATGACCATCCACCAAGCTAAGGGTATGCAATGGCCCGTAGTTTTCATTCCCGCTCTATTGCGCAATCGATTTCCGCAAGCGCCAATAGGTGGTCGTAATGTTTGGCACTTGATACCAAAAGAGGGAGTCTATGGCCAACCTAGATTTGAAGGCGACATTGAAGATGAGCGCCGATTGTTTTACGTAGCCATGACCAGAAGCCAAAAATTCCTTTTTCTAACCTGGGCTCCAATCCCTGGGAAAAATAATCGTTATACACGATCCTCAGAGTTCTGGGACAACGTATTAGCTTCCAAATGGGTCAAAAGGCGCCCGCCTGATTACTCTGCCCGAAAACACCTACCTCCCGAAGCACGAGCCGGTGTATCTAATGTCGTGCTCTCTTTCAGTGACTTAAAGTACTTTTTTGAATGTCCATACCAGTTTAAGCTCCGAATCCTATATGGATTTAATCCGCCGCTTGTGGAAGCCATTGGATATGGAAGATCGTTGCATAATGCTCTAGCGGAAGTGCACGCTCGTTCTATCCGAGGTGATGTACCAGATGAAAGTGAGTCAAATAGATTAGTACAGCGGCACCTTCATGTACCTTATGCGTATGAGTCCTTAAAGAGAACATTTGAAGCTAGTGCTCAAAAAGTATTGCAAGCCTACATAGAAAAGAACAAACCATCCTTTAGCAAGATCGAGTTGGCAGAGAAAACCATCGACCTACACCTTGGTGATGGCGTGTCCGTAGTAGGCAGGATTGATCTTGTGCGCCGTCTCGATACTAATGAGGTCACTATCGTTGATTTAAAAACCTCGGAGCGCGCTCAAGCAGAGGATGTAACAGAAACGCAGCTTCACATTTATGCATTAGGCTATCAGGAACTAACTGGGCGTCGGGCTGACTACGTTGAGATTTATGAGTTGGAGGATCAAAAAGCAAAACCCCGCTCGGTCGATGACGACTTTATCGCTGACGTTCGGACTGATGTTAAGGCTGCTGCAGAAGCTCTTCGTCAGGGTAGGTTACTTCCAAAACCTAAGCCTAAATCTTGTGAAAGCTGCGATACTCATGGATTATGTACCACAGGATGCGGATTTCTCGGCAAAAAGGGTAGCAATAAGTAA